One Blattabacterium cuenoti genomic window carries:
- the rpsL gene encoding 30S ribosomal protein S12 translates to MPTIQQLIRKGRASVSKKRKSVALEFCPQKRGVCTRVYTTTPKKPNSAMRKVARVRFTNGREVISYITGEGHNLQEHSIVLVKGGRVKDLPGVKYKIVRGARDTAGVNGRKKSRSKYGAKVAK, encoded by the coding sequence ATGCCTACTATACAGCAGTTAATTAGAAAAGGACGGGCTTCTGTCTCTAAAAAACGGAAATCTGTGGCTTTAGAATTTTGTCCTCAAAAAAGAGGAGTCTGTACCAGAGTTTATACTACTACACCAAAAAAACCTAACTCGGCTATGCGAAAAGTAGCTCGTGTACGTTTTACAAATGGGAGAGAAGTAATTAGTTACATCACAGGAGAAGGACATAATCTTCAAGAACATTCTATCGTATTAGTTAAAGGCGGAAGAGTTAAGGATTTACCAGGCGTAAAATATAAAATAGTACGGGGGGCTAGAGATACAGCTGGAGTGAATGGGAGAAAAAAAAGCAGAAGCAAGTATGGTGCTAAAGTAGCTAAATAA